Proteins from a single region of Acidovorax sp. NCPPB 3576:
- a CDS encoding YqgE/AlgH family protein, giving the protein MPADSAPMNLTHHFLIAMPGLEDASFARSVVYLCEHSERGALGLIINKPSDISLKGLFDKVDLSLRRADLSQEPVFQGGPVQTERGFVLHEPMLTDSVDPDESAYASTMTIPGGLEMTTSKDVLEALSTGAGPRRVLVTLGYSSWGEGQLESELAENSWLTVGADLSVIFDTPVVERYDRALGLLGLQTWMLSPDAGHA; this is encoded by the coding sequence ATGCCTGCCGATTCTGCGCCCATGAACCTGACGCACCATTTCTTGATCGCCATGCCGGGACTGGAAGACGCGTCGTTTGCCCGCAGCGTCGTGTACCTGTGCGAACACAGCGAGCGTGGTGCGCTCGGCCTGATCATCAACAAACCCTCCGACATCAGCCTCAAGGGCCTTTTCGACAAGGTCGATCTGTCGCTGCGCCGGGCGGACCTGTCCCAGGAGCCCGTCTTCCAGGGCGGCCCGGTGCAGACCGAGCGCGGCTTCGTGCTGCACGAACCCATGCTGACCGACAGCGTGGACCCCGACGAATCGGCCTATGCCTCCACCATGACCATCCCCGGCGGACTGGAGATGACCACGTCCAAGGACGTGCTCGAGGCCCTGTCCACCGGCGCCGGCCCGCGCCGCGTGCTGGTCACCCTGGGCTATTCGTCCTGGGGCGAGGGGCAGCTCGAATCCGAGCTGGCCGAGAACAGCTGGCTGACCGTGGGCGCCGATCTGTCGGTGATCTTCGACACGCCGGTGGTCGAGCGCTACGACCGTGCCCTGGGCCTGCTGGGGCTCCAGACCTGGATGCTCTCGCCCGACGCGGGGCATGCATGA
- a CDS encoding cryptochrome/photolyase family protein, whose protein sequence is MEQTFSSGLVWFRRDLRSNDHAALYNALRQCAQVHCAFVFDREILDALPRADRRVEFIRESLAELDESLRALSGHGHGGLIVRHAIAHQDIPALAKELGVQAVFANHDDEPLALERDARVRGALDGMGKRLLTFKDHSIFERAEVLTLSGTPYTVFTPYKNAWLRKIDAFYLSSYPVERHAARLAPRPEGMRSPVPSLQALGFEPTGLESLHLPTGMQGAQTLFQDFIQRIDAYDEARDFPAVKGPSYLSVHLRFGTLSPRVAARAAHERSRAGSAGAATWLSELIWRDFYFQILAHHPHVAGASFKPAYDAIEWESGAHAQTLFAAWCEGRTGYPLVDAAMAQINQTGYMHNRLRMVVASFLTKDLGLDWRWGERYFAQKLNDFDLSANNGGWQWASSSGCDAQPYFRIFNPVSQSEKFDRDGKFIRRYLPQLAGLQGKALHAPWKAAPLELQAAGVVLGKDYPRPVVDHDEARQRTLARYAVVKVAPG, encoded by the coding sequence ATGGAGCAAACCTTTTCATCGGGCCTTGTCTGGTTCCGCCGCGACCTGCGCAGCAACGACCACGCCGCCTTGTACAACGCATTGCGCCAGTGCGCGCAGGTGCATTGCGCCTTCGTTTTTGACCGCGAGATTCTCGACGCCCTGCCCCGCGCGGACCGCCGCGTGGAGTTCATCCGCGAATCGCTGGCCGAGCTGGACGAGTCCCTGCGAGCGCTTTCGGGACACGGCCACGGCGGGCTGATCGTGCGCCACGCGATCGCCCACCAGGACATTCCCGCGCTCGCCAAGGAACTGGGCGTGCAGGCCGTGTTCGCCAACCACGACGACGAACCCCTGGCGCTCGAACGCGACGCGCGGGTGCGCGGGGCCCTGGATGGCATGGGCAAGCGCCTGCTCACCTTCAAGGACCACAGTATTTTCGAGCGCGCCGAGGTGCTGACCCTATCGGGCACGCCCTACACCGTGTTCACGCCCTACAAGAACGCCTGGCTGCGCAAGATCGATGCGTTCTACCTGAGCTCGTACCCCGTCGAACGCCATGCCGCCCGGCTGGCTCCGAGGCCTGAAGGCATGCGCAGCCCGGTGCCTTCGCTGCAGGCTCTGGGTTTCGAGCCGACCGGCCTGGAGTCGCTCCACCTGCCCACCGGCATGCAGGGCGCGCAGACGCTGTTCCAGGATTTCATCCAGCGCATCGACGCCTACGACGAGGCGCGCGACTTTCCCGCGGTGAAGGGCCCGAGCTACCTGAGCGTGCACCTGCGCTTCGGCACGCTATCGCCCCGCGTGGCCGCGCGCGCGGCGCACGAGCGCAGCCGGGCAGGCAGTGCGGGAGCCGCCACCTGGCTGAGCGAATTGATCTGGCGCGACTTCTACTTCCAGATCCTCGCCCACCATCCCCACGTGGCCGGCGCGAGCTTCAAGCCCGCCTACGATGCCATCGAATGGGAAAGCGGCGCCCACGCCCAGACCCTCTTCGCCGCGTGGTGCGAGGGCCGCACGGGCTACCCGCTGGTGGACGCCGCCATGGCGCAGATCAACCAGACGGGCTACATGCACAACCGCCTGCGCATGGTGGTGGCCAGCTTCCTCACCAAAGACCTGGGACTCGATTGGCGGTGGGGCGAGCGCTACTTTGCACAGAAGCTGAACGACTTCGACCTGTCGGCCAACAACGGCGGCTGGCAATGGGCCAGCTCCAGCGGCTGCGACGCCCAGCCGTACTTTCGCATCTTCAACCCGGTGAGCCAGAGCGAGAAATTCGACCGGGACGGCAAGTTCATCCGCCGCTACCTGCCGCAACTGGCGGGCCTGCAGGGCAAGGCGCTGCACGCGCCCTGGAAGGCGGCGCCCCTGGAGCTGCAGGCGGCAGGCGTGGTGCTGGGCAAGGACTATCCGCGGCCCGTGGTGGACCATGACGAAGCGCGGCAACGCACGCTTGCGCGGTATGCAGTGGTGAAGGTCGCGCCGGGCTGA
- a CDS encoding hybrid sensor histidine kinase/response regulator gives MSSTDAANAPAADWTQGEQDLGPLAWVLDELRKSLDGAVKAMRRFVRDAELARESDLAALDAGTLRIARQQLHQASGALEMVGMGPPALVLRAMESAVQKFVHRPELCSDEAAGVIERASFALIEYLESVLAGKSVSPVALFPQYRDAQALAGAERVHPADLWPVERRFREPDFAVSVPPLSYGPEARARLDSAVLRIVKTGDLAAASDLRDICLAFVASQSDRQSRAFWKICAGFFEALSKGRLNPDLYVKRVASRVLMQYATLAKGDPTIADRLVQDLLFFCSQARPLAADEPAADGSALQAVRQAFGLDRFKAVDYETPRFGLFDPALLAQARKRMAAATETWSALAGGDRNKLKPATDQFSLVCDSLAKLHPGSDSLAKALTRAVEVTTRSGEPPSPALAMEVATAVLYLQATFEELDSAHEYMTDRAARLAERLDNVTAGGDSAPLEPWMEELYRRVSDHQTMGSVVDELRSTLGEAEKAMDQYFRSPDDLSTLAPVPGRLAQMRGVLSVLGLDQASLAVLRMRDTVERLLVGQVPESERQQVFEKLGSSLGALGFLIDMLSYQRTMARKLFVYDEELGELRILMGRTRGRATDAPEELVAKVEERGPVVAPEIVPRVEPAPKVVQESLGDLAPTLEQVLELPSSAEALAQDTSPAAAESLEGGTAPSVAAAAPVATVDSMPDDGEEELLDIFLEEAREVVTNGLAAVQALTAKPGDLSEQTTLRRAFHTLKGSSRMVGLDAFGEAAWSMEQVLNAWLAEQKPMPPALLQLSGEALRAFGAWADAIAAGDASAWQPRPFSASADAMRDTGTFLPLAVPSAGALAEDVADPAPTVSEDLLEPLPEFDLPAEAPEASEAPAAVEALAPPPASVPAHEFDLILEDEPPLLDFADTEMPGLAGTEAAPSVPAQAATPEMAQDIDFSVFADALAEELPPASATPSPEPVPEVPLPSLDDVLVDAAEPAALSELSKAELADLALDLPAELAAETLPELEAESAALEVPELEPESAPALPDTPATQDDPAPEPEMASVREVVEVVEAMEDGIEDFPADADAELAAQDEAVKVIETLRIGIPLYNVYLNEADEWSRRLATCLQEWALELHEPLPDTAVALAHSLAGSSATVGFHALSEMARALEHALQHVQLRGEGTAEQARVFLAAADDIRRLLHQFAAGFLKEPNQQVLADLREILQTEVGSGLAALGSDAPADEPQPALHEEPQEPQAEDAPAETVQVPVEETAEAAAFAEESLPEPEAATPEPAPEVPAPVARGYVAPALSVVVSNPYDDEVDSAIAHAVSLSSDIDDDIDALDVIDPDLFPIFEEEAIELLPVLGAALRQWAARPENLGARSELLRALHTLKGSSRLAGAMRLGEMAHRLESAVEQIDVEDPKSELIEPLLASFDGLQASFDGLRKIGSQGLVEPVAVAPVPAAERQDSQPVSAPADAPEAPVLQKLPAVRLPAASQLTAVRPVASQSVRVRAQLLDRLVNQAGEVMIARSRLDVRLGQMKGSLNDLSGNLDRLRQQLRDIEVQAESQMQSRLALSKDSAAGFDPLEFDRFTRVQELTRMMAESVNDVATVQRNLQRSMEGAEDDLISQGRQARELQRDLLRTRMVEFEGISERLYAVVRQASKETGKQIKLDISGGSIEMDRGVLDRMTPAFEHLLRNCVAHGIEAPEDRTAAGKPASGTITVDLHQEGNDVSVEFRDDGAGLNIERIRAKAVDQGLVPADTELSTADAANLIFMPGFSTANEITGLAGRGIGMDVVRAEVNALGGRIETHTTAGQGTSFRMVLPLTTAVTQVVMLRAGDLTIGVPANLVEIVRRTTATELDSAYQQGAFEDGVEALPFFWAGALLQSSQRSSETSGKTRPVVVLRSASQRIAIHVDEVLGNQEVVVKNLGPQLSRLPGLAGMSVLASGAVVLIYNPVALSTVYGDQVRAQLAALSAPAGDADAQGAGDGDRKAGVPALSAPSQVPLVLVVDDSITVRRVTQRLLQREGYRVVLAADGLQALERLQEERPTVVLSDIEMPRMDGFDLARNIRADARLRDLPIIMITSRIAQKHREHAAELGVNHYLGKPYSDEELLSLVQHYARAAAEAAVA, from the coding sequence ATGTCATCTACTGACGCCGCAAACGCACCCGCCGCAGACTGGACCCAGGGTGAGCAGGACCTGGGTCCTCTTGCCTGGGTGCTCGATGAGTTGCGCAAGTCCCTCGACGGTGCCGTCAAGGCCATGCGCCGCTTCGTGCGCGACGCCGAGCTGGCGCGTGAATCCGATCTGGCGGCGCTCGACGCCGGCACGCTGCGCATCGCGCGGCAGCAGTTGCACCAGGCCAGCGGGGCGCTGGAGATGGTGGGCATGGGCCCGCCCGCGCTCGTGCTGCGCGCCATGGAATCGGCCGTGCAGAAGTTCGTGCACCGCCCCGAGCTGTGCAGCGACGAAGCCGCGGGCGTGATCGAGCGCGCGAGCTTCGCGCTGATCGAATACCTGGAGAGCGTGCTGGCGGGCAAATCCGTCTCCCCGGTCGCGCTGTTCCCGCAATACCGCGACGCTCAGGCGCTGGCGGGCGCCGAGCGTGTGCACCCCGCCGATCTGTGGCCGGTGGAGCGCCGCTTTCGCGAACCTGACTTCGCCGTGTCCGTGCCGCCGCTCAGCTACGGCCCCGAAGCCCGTGCACGGCTCGACTCGGCAGTGCTGCGCATCGTCAAGACGGGCGATTTGGCTGCTGCAAGCGATCTGCGGGACATCTGCCTGGCCTTCGTGGCCTCGCAGTCGGACCGCCAGTCGCGCGCGTTCTGGAAGATCTGCGCCGGCTTCTTCGAGGCGCTGTCCAAGGGCCGCCTCAACCCCGACTTGTATGTGAAGCGCGTGGCCTCCCGCGTGCTCATGCAGTACGCCACCCTGGCCAAGGGCGACCCGACCATCGCCGACCGGCTGGTGCAGGACCTGCTCTTTTTCTGCTCCCAGGCGCGGCCATTGGCGGCCGACGAGCCCGCGGCCGATGGATCGGCCCTGCAGGCCGTTCGCCAGGCGTTCGGCCTGGACCGGTTCAAGGCCGTGGATTACGAAACCCCGCGGTTCGGGCTGTTCGATCCCGCACTGCTGGCCCAGGCGCGCAAGCGCATGGCCGCCGCCACCGAGACCTGGTCGGCCCTTGCGGGGGGCGACCGCAACAAGCTCAAGCCTGCCACCGACCAGTTCAGCCTGGTGTGCGATTCGCTGGCCAAGCTCCACCCGGGCAGCGACAGCCTCGCCAAGGCGTTGACCCGCGCGGTGGAGGTGACGACCCGCTCCGGGGAGCCCCCATCGCCGGCGCTGGCCATGGAAGTGGCCACGGCCGTGCTGTATCTGCAGGCCACGTTCGAAGAACTGGATTCCGCGCACGAATACATGACGGACCGCGCAGCACGGCTGGCGGAGCGCCTGGACAACGTGACTGCCGGCGGTGACTCGGCGCCCCTCGAACCCTGGATGGAAGAGCTGTACCGCCGCGTCAGCGACCACCAGACGATGGGCAGCGTGGTGGACGAACTGCGCTCCACGCTCGGCGAGGCCGAGAAGGCGATGGACCAGTATTTCCGCAGCCCGGACGATCTGTCCACGCTGGCGCCCGTGCCGGGCCGCCTGGCGCAGATGCGCGGTGTGCTGTCGGTGCTGGGCCTGGATCAGGCCTCGCTGGCGGTGCTGCGCATGCGCGACACCGTGGAGCGTCTGCTGGTCGGCCAGGTTCCCGAGTCCGAGCGCCAGCAGGTGTTCGAAAAGCTGGGCAGCAGCCTGGGGGCCCTGGGCTTCCTGATCGACATGCTGAGCTACCAGCGCACCATGGCCCGCAAGCTGTTCGTCTATGACGAAGAGCTGGGCGAGTTGCGCATTCTCATGGGCCGAACGCGTGGCCGTGCCACCGACGCGCCCGAGGAACTGGTCGCCAAGGTCGAAGAGCGCGGCCCCGTGGTCGCGCCCGAGATCGTTCCCCGTGTGGAGCCCGCACCCAAGGTGGTGCAGGAATCCCTGGGAGACCTCGCCCCGACGCTGGAACAAGTGCTGGAGCTGCCTTCGTCCGCTGAAGCGCTCGCGCAGGACACCTCGCCCGCTGCGGCCGAATCCCTGGAGGGCGGCACCGCGCCGTCCGTGGCCGCCGCCGCGCCTGTCGCGACGGTCGATTCGATGCCGGATGACGGAGAAGAGGAACTGCTCGACATCTTCCTGGAAGAAGCCCGCGAAGTGGTCACGAACGGCCTGGCTGCGGTGCAAGCCCTGACGGCCAAGCCGGGAGACCTGAGCGAGCAGACCACGCTGCGCCGCGCGTTCCATACCCTCAAAGGCAGCTCGCGCATGGTGGGCCTGGATGCCTTCGGCGAAGCGGCCTGGTCGATGGAACAGGTGCTCAACGCTTGGCTGGCGGAGCAAAAGCCCATGCCACCGGCACTGCTGCAGTTATCGGGCGAAGCCCTGCGTGCATTTGGCGCCTGGGCGGACGCCATTGCGGCTGGCGATGCGTCGGCCTGGCAACCCCGGCCGTTCAGCGCGTCGGCGGACGCCATGCGGGACACCGGCACCTTCCTGCCGCTGGCCGTGCCCTCGGCGGGTGCGCTGGCCGAAGATGTGGCCGATCCGGCTCCCACCGTGTCCGAAGACCTGTTGGAGCCGTTGCCCGAGTTCGATCTTCCTGCCGAAGCGCCAGAGGCGTCCGAGGCACCCGCTGCCGTCGAGGCCCTGGCGCCTCCGCCAGCGTCGGTGCCGGCGCATGAATTCGATCTGATCCTGGAAGACGAGCCACCGCTGCTCGACTTCGCGGACACGGAGATGCCAGGGCTTGCCGGCACCGAAGCTGCACCGTCGGTGCCAGCCCAGGCCGCGACGCCCGAGATGGCGCAAGACATCGACTTCTCGGTCTTTGCCGATGCCCTGGCAGAAGAACTGCCTCCGGCCTCTGCCACGCCTTCGCCAGAGCCTGTGCCCGAGGTGCCGTTGCCATCGCTCGACGACGTGCTGGTGGACGCTGCAGAGCCCGCGGCGCTGTCCGAGCTGTCGAAGGCGGAACTGGCCGATCTGGCGCTGGACCTGCCCGCCGAACTTGCCGCCGAGACATTGCCCGAACTGGAAGCGGAGTCCGCTGCGCTGGAAGTGCCCGAGCTGGAGCCCGAATCTGCACCGGCGTTGCCGGACACCCCCGCCACCCAGGACGACCCCGCGCCCGAGCCCGAAATGGCGTCCGTGCGTGAAGTGGTCGAGGTGGTCGAGGCCATGGAGGATGGGATCGAGGATTTCCCTGCCGATGCCGATGCCGAATTGGCTGCGCAGGACGAAGCCGTGAAGGTCATCGAGACCCTGCGCATCGGCATCCCGCTGTACAACGTGTATTTGAACGAGGCCGACGAATGGTCGCGCCGCCTGGCCACCTGCCTGCAGGAATGGGCCCTGGAGCTGCACGAGCCGCTGCCGGACACGGCCGTGGCACTGGCCCATTCGCTGGCTGGCAGTTCCGCCACCGTCGGCTTCCATGCGCTGTCGGAAATGGCACGCGCCCTGGAGCATGCACTCCAACATGTGCAATTGCGCGGCGAAGGCACGGCGGAACAGGCCCGCGTCTTCCTGGCTGCGGCCGACGATATCCGCCGTTTGCTGCACCAGTTTGCCGCCGGCTTCCTCAAAGAGCCGAACCAGCAGGTGCTGGCCGACCTGCGCGAGATTTTGCAGACCGAGGTCGGCAGCGGCCTGGCTGCGTTGGGAAGCGACGCGCCTGCCGACGAACCGCAGCCGGCGCTGCACGAAGAACCCCAGGAACCCCAGGCAGAGGACGCCCCGGCCGAAACCGTTCAGGTGCCGGTGGAAGAAACCGCCGAGGCCGCAGCTTTTGCTGAAGAGTCGCTGCCCGAGCCGGAAGCCGCCACACCCGAGCCCGCGCCCGAAGTGCCCGCACCCGTGGCCCGCGGCTATGTGGCGCCTGCGTTGTCGGTCGTGGTGTCGAACCCGTACGACGACGAAGTGGATTCGGCCATTGCCCATGCGGTGTCGCTGTCTTCCGATATCGACGACGACATCGATGCGCTGGACGTCATCGACCCCGACCTGTTCCCCATCTTCGAGGAAGAGGCGATCGAGTTGCTGCCGGTGCTGGGCGCCGCGCTGCGGCAGTGGGCTGCCCGCCCCGAGAACCTGGGCGCCCGCAGCGAACTGCTGCGTGCCCTTCACACCCTCAAGGGCAGTTCGCGGCTCGCCGGTGCCATGCGGCTGGGCGAAATGGCCCACCGCCTGGAATCGGCCGTCGAGCAGATCGACGTCGAAGATCCGAAGTCGGAACTGATCGAGCCGTTGCTGGCCAGCTTCGATGGTCTGCAGGCCAGTTTCGATGGGCTGCGCAAGATCGGTTCGCAAGGCCTGGTCGAACCCGTCGCCGTGGCGCCGGTGCCGGCCGCCGAACGGCAGGACTCGCAGCCCGTGTCGGCCCCGGCCGATGCACCCGAGGCACCGGTGCTGCAAAAGCTGCCCGCGGTGCGCCTGCCGGCGGCCTCGCAACTCACCGCCGTGCGGCCTGTCGCAAGCCAGTCGGTGCGTGTGCGTGCCCAGTTGCTGGACCGTTTGGTCAACCAGGCGGGCGAGGTGATGATCGCCCGCTCGCGCCTGGATGTGCGCCTGGGTCAGATGAAGGGCTCGCTGAACGACCTGTCGGGCAATCTGGACCGGCTGCGCCAGCAACTGCGCGACATCGAAGTGCAGGCGGAGTCGCAGATGCAGTCGCGCCTGGCGCTGTCCAAGGATTCCGCCGCGGGCTTCGATCCGCTGGAGTTCGACCGCTTCACGCGGGTGCAGGAACTGACGCGCATGATGGCCGAGTCGGTGAACGACGTGGCCACGGTGCAGCGCAATCTGCAGCGTTCCATGGAAGGCGCCGAAGACGATCTGATCTCGCAGGGCCGCCAGGCCCGCGAGCTGCAGCGCGACCTGCTGCGCACGCGCATGGTGGAGTTCGAGGGCATTTCCGAGCGCCTGTACGCGGTGGTTCGCCAGGCGTCGAAGGAAACCGGCAAGCAGATCAAGCTGGACATCTCCGGCGGATCGATCGAGATGGACCGGGGTGTGCTGGACCGCATGACGCCCGCCTTCGAACACTTGCTGCGCAATTGCGTGGCCCACGGCATCGAGGCCCCCGAGGACCGGACGGCCGCGGGCAAGCCGGCGTCGGGCACCATCACGGTGGACCTGCACCAGGAAGGCAACGACGTCTCGGTCGAGTTCCGCGACGACGGCGCGGGCCTGAACATCGAGCGCATCCGGGCCAAGGCCGTGGACCAGGGGCTCGTCCCCGCCGATACCGAGCTGAGCACGGCCGACGCGGCCAACCTGATCTTCATGCCGGGCTTCTCGACGGCGAACGAGATCACGGGCCTGGCCGGGCGGGGCATCGGCATGGACGTCGTCCGTGCCGAGGTGAACGCGCTCGGCGGCCGGATCGAAACCCACACCACGGCGGGGCAGGGCACCTCCTTCCGCATGGTGCTGCCGCTCACCACGGCCGTGACGCAGGTGGTGATGCTGCGCGCGGGCGACCTGACCATCGGCGTGCCGGCCAACCTGGTGGAGATCGTGCGCCGCACGACCGCCACCGAACTGGACTCCGCCTACCAGCAAGGCGCGTTCGAGGACGGTGTGGAGGCCTTGCCTTTCTTCTGGGCGGGCGCCTTGCTGCAGTCTTCGCAGCGCAGCAGCGAAACCTCGGGCAAGACCCGGCCGGTGGTGGTGCTGCGCAGCGCGTCGCAACGCATCGCGATCCACGTGGACGAAGTGCTCGGCAACCAGGAAGTCGTGGTGAAGAACCTCGGCCCGCAGTTGTCGCGCCTGCCGGGTCTGGCGGGCATGTCGGTGCTGGCGTCCGGTGCCGTCGTGCTCATCTACAACCCGGTGGCGCTGTCCACGGTGTATGGCGATCAGGTGCGCGCCCAGTTGGCAGCGCTGTCGGCGCCGGCCGGCGATGCCGATGCCCAGGGCGCCGGCGATGGCGACCGCAAGGCTGGGGTGCCGGCGCTGTCGGCGCCCAGCCAGGTGCCGCTGGTGCTGGTGGTGGACGATTCGATCACGGTGCGCCGCGTCACGCAGCGCCTGCTGCAGCGCGAAGGCTACCGCGTCGTGCTGGCGGCCGATGGCCTGCAGGCCCTGGAGCGGCTGCAGGAAGAGCGCCCGACCGTCGTGCTGTCCGACATCGAAATGCCACGCATGGACGGCTTCGACCTGGCGCGGAACATCCGTGCCGATGCGCGGCTGCGCGACCTGCCGATCATCATGATCACGTCGCGCATCGCGCAAAAGCACCGAGAGCATGCGGCCGAGCTGGGGGTGAACCACTACCTGGGCAAGCCGTACTCCGACGAGGAACTGCTGAGCCTGGTGCAGCACTATGCGCGGGCGGCCGCCGAGGCGGCCGTGGCCTGA